One genomic segment of Aquipluma nitroreducens includes these proteins:
- a CDS encoding sigma-70 family RNA polymerase sigma factor, producing MEQKTTELWHRFSDGLLHFIRNKVKDEALADDLLQETFIRIHSKIDNLRDETKVQSWVFQIARNIINDHYRRNNPISVEEIPDVIDTEAESDEMMAQTIRDMVLFMEDLPGQDCQALCQVEFEGKSIRDYADQTGITYTAAKSRVARARQKLSDLLMNCCHYEFDKYGTVIGSHPIHCCCCNQHK from the coding sequence ATGGAACAAAAAACAACTGAATTATGGCATCGGTTTAGCGACGGCCTGCTGCATTTTATCCGGAACAAAGTAAAAGATGAGGCTCTGGCTGACGATTTGCTTCAGGAAACATTTATCCGGATTCATTCGAAAATCGACAACCTGCGCGATGAAACTAAAGTACAGTCATGGGTTTTCCAGATTGCCCGAAACATCATCAATGACCATTATCGAAGAAATAACCCCATATCAGTTGAGGAAATTCCTGACGTGATTGACACAGAAGCTGAATCGGACGAAATGATGGCACAAACCATCCGCGACATGGTTCTCTTTATGGAAGACCTTCCCGGACAGGATTGTCAGGCGCTTTGTCAGGTTGAATTTGAAGGCAAGAGCATAAGAGATTATGCCGACCAAACAGGGATTACATACACCGCGGCTAAATCACGAGTAGCGCGCGCCCGGCAAAAACTCAGCGACTTGCTTATGAATTGCTGCCATTACGAATTCGACAAATATGGAACTGTCATCGGTTCCCATCCGATACATTGCTGTTGCTGTAATCAGCATAAATAA